The following coding sequences are from one Humulus lupulus chromosome X, drHumLupu1.1, whole genome shotgun sequence window:
- the LOC133805590 gene encoding pathogen-related protein-like — MGVQGTTHIYKRTTRASSNLRPSCGVETFESSHRAFTTTFPRGFAIEILNVYCGPPQIVCKFRHWGYMEGPFMGHALTGDLIELFGITIIEMNENNKLSKIEFFYDRGELLGKLVKGEKVEAKDGEVASTCPIMRSTG, encoded by the exons atgGGGGTGCAGGGTACAACCCACATCTACAAACGCACTACCAGAGCATCTTCGAATCTGCGACCCAGCTGTGGAGTGGAGACTTTTGAGTCGTCTCATAGGGCATTCACAACAACGTTCCCACGTGGGTTCGCTATAGAGATTTTGAATGTCTACTGTGGTCCTCCACAGATTGTCTGCAAGTTCCGGCATTGGGGTTACATGGAAGGTCCATTCATGGGCCATGCTCTTACCGGAGACCTCATCGAACTCTTTGGCATAACTATTATTGag ATGAATGAAAACAACAAACTTTCTAAGATAGAGTTTTTCTATGATCGCGGAGAGCTTCTTGGGAAACTTGTGAAAGGAGAGAAAGTTGAAGCTAAGGATGGAGAGGTTGCCTCAACCTGCCCTATCATGAGGAGCACTGGCTAG
- the LOC133805589 gene encoding uncharacterized protein LOC133805589, with amino-acid sequence MAKKKRVVRKPAIQSSDHGSLIAAHDGEDVEDGAGSSAGLNLIAEVVNSGENSPTTCRHEHLTGSKDDPIIQRSSNWAKEMETMPDSEVGTSCYHESAKSHWQSFSKENMFVRDPMLSYSEPLIKNGMRIAQVDLEEVIMQAANWSSAVICMVLGANPPMAVFEGFIKRIWGHLGIAQVARMSMGLIMVRFNDDATRNQVLESGVLHFDRKPVIIRPWTTDLNALKLVQYVPLWIRLHDLGLQYWGNKSLSALVSTVGKPIMVNQHTKERTRVQFARVLVEMDITDSPPRIIQFLNEHGQLVEQGIDYEWLPVKCKHCSGYGHLMADCRKGELVTKGKLKVAENSEVAPKAQELKASVEVERVSHDVPLDNKDKAPPTKDKEWLTPKRTVQTKGQGTQEYDKPGSARQAVKSSGNAFSILQDSGTSLEKGPVPIEAKGSGVGALIETKLKDNKVTEMMMTKFSGWEYYNSPVIEGRLLIIWRKKFVRVIVISESPQFVHCYVKMAGQDVAFCATFVYGLNTIDVRKSLWEDLLKIKFPVKPWILLGDFNAVFNCEDRFGGVPIAMKELNDSTLWLAQAHVEALKRTGSFFTWSNNQEGASRIYSRIDHALVNEDWHDIFPYSFAHFSWETSSDHCSCVIAASISEKIRFKPFRYFNFWADHQDFKGAVLASWEKPLAVKGLKGLYYKLMRLKHSLKKFNKTTIGDVGTAFTEARNNYIEARLQAQTHPSDIEYQHLEKSAAEVLSRMEKMYFSFLRQRSKINWLQQGDENTAFFHAYLKKRKVENRIATFVTDQGMINDKFSEVVDHFLNHFRGYMGSRSTNTMSLNSECMEKGAKLSLEQELVVLNPFSNKEIKRVLFSIPDDKSPGPDGYGSGFFKTMWPVLGAEFCSAILDFFNSGNMPSEFHATMISLIPKKDSPSRAIDYRPIACCSTVYKCIAKLMCLRLAEVLPSLVNQNQGAFIKGRSLAHNVMILQDLLKNYQRKIVSPRCTIKIDISKAYDTVSWDFLEALLTAFNFPGKFVQRVMSCVRSTTYSLSMNGRVQGSFKGEKGLRQGDPLSPLLFVLIMEYLTRRLQLAANHSLFRYHPMCKGLNLINLCFADDLILFSKGTRQSLLVLKEVLDEFSNTTGLTISKDKSQVFFGGVQASERSIILSDFHLTEGDFPFKYLGVPLRPTKWRAEDCGIIIKKINQILHSWASRHLSFAGRIQLIHSVLFGLRNYWMSIFVLPHSVTKEVEKICRGFLWGTNGTRSKVHVASWDKVCLPKPYGGLGFKNGVNWNCAILAKFIWAISDKSDLLWVKWINTIYLKGTHFWAYDLKPDSSWYWRKLCYLRRWFTKSDVEAAGCLGKFRSAALYNSLLLQSQVCPYYKAVWNSLNIPKHRFMLWKMVNSQLLTRDNLVRLHLDLVTLDCPVCGISPESHDHLFYRCRLSSQIVDQIFEWLGVAAWPKDFRGWVNWLSMKMTDMSSEDMFEHYKVVAASSGKKKDSKRSRGESSKTASKKARTEDPQATVPSKENTPPPSPLEQPNLTPPVNQHSTPTTPVDQHPTP; translated from the exons atggcgaagaagaagagAGTGGTTCGAAAGCCTGCTATCCAGTCGTCGGATCATGGTTCTTTAATTGCTGCGCATGACGGAGAAGATGTAGAGGATGGTGCTGGTTCCTCAGCTGGTTTGAATCTCATTGCAGAAGTGGTGAATTCAGGAGAAAACAGTCCGACTACTTGTCGACATGAGCATCTGACTGGTTCGAAGGATGATCCGATTATCCAACGCAGCTCGAATTGGGCTAAAGAGATGGAGACGATGCCGGATTCTGAGGTAGGCACGAGTTGTTACCATGAGTCAGCGAAATCACATTGGCAATCCTTTTCTAAGGAGAATATGTTTGTTCGTGATCCAATGCTCTCCTATTCTGAGCCTCTGATCAAGAATGGGATGAGGATAGCTCAAGTGGATCTAGAGGAGGTGATTATGCAGGCTGCTAATTGGAGTTCGGCTGTTATATGCATGGTGCTGGGAGCAAATCCTCCTATGGCAGTGTTTGAGGGTTTCATCAAGCGAATTTGGGGACATCTTGGGATAGCACAAGTGGCTAGAATGTCAATGGGGTTGATTATGGTTAGGTTCAATGATGATGCTACTAGAAATCAGGTCTTAGAGTCAGGGGTTCTTCATTTTGATCGAAAGCCTGTTATTATCAGGCCTTGGACAACAGATCTGAATGCTCTAAAACTTGTGCAATATGTGCCCTTATGGATCCGACTACACGACCTAGGTCTTCAGTACTGGGGGAACAAGAGTTTAAGTGCATTAGTTAGCACTGTTGGGAAACCAATTATGGTTAATCAACATACAAAAGAACGTACTAGAGTCCAATTCGCTCGGGTCTTGGTTGAGATGGATATTACGGATTCTCCTCCTCGTATTATCCAATTTCTAAATGAACATGGTCAGTTAGTGGAGCAGGGCATTGATTACGAATGGCTTCCTGTGAAGTGTAAGCATTGTTCGGGGTATGGGCATCTTATGGCTGACTGTCGTAAGGGGGAACTTGTCACAAAAGGGAAATTGAAAGTTGCAGAAAATTCTGAAGTAGCTCCCAAAGCTCAGGAACTAAAGGCTTCGGTGGAGGTGGAAAGGGTCAGTCATGATGTCCCGCTGGACAATAAAGATAAGGCACCACCTACCAAAGATAAAGAATGGCTTACTCCTAAAAGAACAGTTCAAACAAAAGGGCAGGGAACTCAGGAATATGATAAACCAGGCTCAGCTAGACAGGCAGTGAAATCATCTGGGAATGCTTTTAGCATTTTGCAGGATTCAGGAACTAGTTTGGAGAAGGGTCCAGTGCCGATTGAGGCAAAGGGGTCAG GAGTTGGAGCTTTGATTGAAACTAAGTTGAAGGATAATAAGGTTACTGAAATGATGATGACTAAATTCAGTGGCTGGGAGTACTATAATAGCCCTGTTATTGAGGGTCGTTTGCTTATTATTTGGAGGAAGAAATTTGTCAGAGTGATAGTCATTTCTGAATCTCCTCAGTTTGTGCACTGCTATGTGAAAATGGCAGGTCAGGATGTTGCTTTTTGTGCTACGTTTGTGTATGGGTTAAACACCATTGATGTGAGGAAAAGTTTATGGGAGGATCTTTTGAAGATTAAGTTTCCTGTTAAGCCTTGGATTCTGCTTGGAGATTTCAATGCAGTGTTCAATTGTGaggacagatttggtggggttcCTATTGCTATGAAGGAATTGAATGATTCTACTTTGTGGCTAGCTCAGGCTCATGTGGAGGCTCTCAAAAGGACTGGCTCGTTTTTCACTTGGTCTAACAACCAAGAAGGAGCTAGTAGAATCTATTCGCGAATAGACCATGCGTTGGTTAATGAGGATTGGCATGATATCTTCCCTTATTCTTTTGCCCATTTTTCTTGGGAGACTTCATCTGATCACTGCTCTTGTGTAATTGCTGCTTCTATTTCAGAGAAGATTAGGTTTAAACCTTTTCGATATTTTAATTTTTGGGCTGATCATCAAGATTTCAAGGGGGCTGTTTTGGCCAGCTGGGAGAAGCCTTTGGCTGTTAAGGGTTTGAAAGGTCTATATTATAAACTCATGAGATTAAAACATTCTCTCAAGAAGTTTAATAAGACTACTATTGGTGATGTGGGGACAGCTTTTACTGAAGCCAGGAACAACTACATTGAAGCTAGACTTCAGGCCCAAACTCATCCGAGTGATATAGAGTACCAGCATTTAGAGAAGTCAGCAGCTGAGGTTTTAAGCAGGATGGAAAAGATGTATTTTAGCTTTTTAAGACAACGTAGTAAGATTAATTGGCTTCAACAAGGGGATGAGAACACTGCCTTCTTTCATGCTTATCTGAAGAAAAGAAAGGTGGAGAACAGGATTGCTACTTTTGTTACTGACCAGGGGATGATTAATGATAAGTTTTCTGAAGTTGTAGATCACTTTCTAAATCATTTTCGTGGTTATATGGGGAGCAGAAGTACCAATACTATGAGTCTAAATAGTGAGTGTATGGAAAAGGGTGCTAAACTTAGCCTGGAGCAGGAACTTGTTGTGCTGAATCCGTTCTCTAACAAGGAAATCAAACGTGTGCTGTTCAGTATTCCGGATGATAAGTCCCCAGGGCCAGATGGATATGGTTCGGGGTTTTTCAAAACCATGTGGCCTGTTTTGGGAGCTGAATTTTGTAGTGCCATTTTGGATTTCTTCAACTCAGGGAATATGCCATCTGAGTTTCATGCCACGATGATATCACTTATTCCTAAGAAGGATAGTCCTTCGAGAGCTATTGATTACCGCCCCATTGCGTGTTGTTCTACAGTTTACAAATGCATTGCCAAGTTAATGTGTTTGAGGCTTGCGGAAGTGCTTCCTTCTTTGGTCAACCAAAACCAAGGAGCTTTTATTAAGGGTAGATCCTTAGCTCACAATGTGATGATTTTGCAAGATCTTTTGAAAAATTACCAGAGAAAGATAGTTTCTCCAAGATGCACCATCAAAATTGACATAAGCAAAGCTTATGATACAGTCAGCTGGGATTTTCTTGAAGCTCTGCTCACAGCTTTCAACTTTCCTGGTAAATTTGTCCAAAGGGTGATGAGTTGTGTTCGGTCTACTACCTATTCTCTTTCTATGAATGGGAGGGTGCAAGGTAGCTTCAAAGGTGAGAAAGGGTTGAGACAAGGTGACCCTTTATCCCCGTTACTCTTTGTTCTTATCATGGAGTACCTGACTAGAAGACTTCAGCTAGCTGCTAATCACTCTTTATTCAGGTATCATCCTATGTGTAAGGGATTAAATCTCATTAATCTCTGCTTTGCAGATGATTTAATTCTTTTTAGTAAAGGTACTAGACAGTCACTGTTAGTTCTAAAGGAAGTATTGGACGAATTCAGCAACACTACAGGGCTTACTATCAGTAAGGATAAATCGCAAGTCTTCTTTGGTGGTGTTCAGGCGTCTGAGAGGAGTATTATTCTTTCTGACTTTCACCTCACAGAAGGAGATTTCCCTTTCAAGTATTTGGGAGTGCCTCTTAGGCCTACTAAATGGAGAGCTGAAGATTGTGGCATTATTATCAAGAAAATTAATCAAATACTGCATTCTTGGGCTAGTCGGCATTTATCCTTTGCTGGAAGGATCCAATTAATTCACTCTGTGTTATTTGGCCTTCGCAACTACTGGATGAGCATCTTTGTGCTTCCTCACAGTGTGACTAAGGAGGTTGAAAAAATTTGTAGAGGTTTTTTATGGGGTACTAATGGAACTAGGAGCAAAGTTCATGTTGCCTCTTGGGATAAGGTTTGTCTCCCGAAGCCTTATGGGGGTCTTGGCTTCAAGAATGGGGTTAATTGGAACTGCGCTATCCTTGCTAAATTTATCTGGGCCATATCTGATAAGAGTGACTTGCTGTGGGTCAAGTGGATCAACACCATCTATCTTAAAGGTACTCATTTCTGGGCTTATGATCTTAAACCAGACTCGAGCTGGTACTGGCGCAAGCTCTGCTATTTGAGACGTTGGTTCACTAAATCAGATGTTGAAGCTGCTGGATGTTTGGGAAAATTCAGATCTGCTGCTCTCTATAACAGTTTATTACTTCAATCTCAGGTGTGTCCCTACTATAAAGCTGTTTGGAACTCTTTGAATATTCCTAAGCATCGGTTCATGCTGTGGAAAATGGTGAATTCCCAGCTTCTTACCAGGGATAATTTGGTTAGACTTCATCTCGACTTAGTCACTTTGGATTGCCCTGTCTGTGGTATCAGCCCAGAATCTCATGATCATCTGTTCTACAGATGCAGATTATCCTCTCAAATTGTTGACCAGATTTTTGAGTGGTTAGGTGTGGCTGCTTGGCCTAAAGATTTCAGAGGTTGGGTCAACTGGCTGAGCATGAAGATGACCG atatgtcatctgaagacaTGTTCGAGCATTACAAGGTTGTCGCTGCATCTTCTGGCAAGAAGAAGGACAGCAAAAGGTCTCgaggggagagcagtaaaactgCCTCGAAGAAGGCCCGAACCGAGGACCCTCAAGCCACTGTCCCTTCGAAGGAGAACACGCCACCTCCATCACCACTCGAGCAGCCGAACTTGACTCCTCCGGTTAACCAGCATTCCACTCCTACAACACCCGTTGACCAGCACCCTACTCCTTAG
- the LOC133804694 gene encoding uncharacterized protein LOC133804694: MVGRAFKLTKERITKIAKHECCREAMAATETMGVDPILNRVLNKFTSAVLTLTAGRIRLGAVTEQARTSEQRHEDELKAVEARHADQLAAVTAEKAQLAKELEEKLKSLEKAREQRDQYKESNRSNYKVAKQLELDLIASRQETRDLEGRVENLEKTNAANFERYKNATLRCFYDFWKHNQGANFDCLPENAREAELARCAAQLAEEERSRVPASPEISLAAGMEGVDNEAVD, encoded by the exons ATGGTTGGTCGCGCCTTCAAGCTGACCAAGGAGAGAATCACCAAAATCGCGAAGCACGAATgctgccgagaggcaatggcgGCTACGGAGACAATGGGTGTTGACCCAATTCTGAACCGTGTGCTGAACAAGTTCACTAGT GCCGTGCTAACCCTTACTGCAGGCCGCATCCGCCTAGGTGCTGTCACCGAGCAGGCCAGGACCTCGGAGCAACGGCACGAGGACGAACTCAAAGCTGTTGAGGCCagacatgctgatcagctggcGGCAGTGACTgcggaaaaggcccaactggctaaggagttggaggagaagctgaagtctctggaaaaagcccgcgagcagagggaccaatacaaggagtccaaccgctctaACTATAAAGTGGCTAAGCAGCTTGAGCTAGACTTAATCGCAAGCAGGCAAGAAACAAGAGATTTGGAGGGTCGAGTTGAAAACTTGGAGAAGACCAACGCTGCCAACTTcgagaggtacaaaaatgccaccctgaggtgcttctacgatttctggaagcataatcAGGGTGCCAATTTTGACTGTCTTCCTGAAAACGCGAGggaagctgagctggctcgctgcgcagctcagttggctgaagaagaaagatcgagggtccctgcttcccccgaaatctcgCTGGCCGCTGGGATGGAGGGTGTAGACAATGAAGCTGTCGACTAG
- the LOC133807259 gene encoding pathogen-related protein-like has protein sequence MASSGVDKYRGLDEEEKKNTVWRFGQPPNYDIVNKLFEEGRTKIWPPGSLEEMVQNIVKTWEMELFHKARIEDCKFTDPSFIYSLNGRRGLSLEEVGKMGGGYNSHLQTSLPEHLRIYDPAVETFESSHREFTTTFPRGFAIEILKVYCGPPQIVYKFRHWGYMEGPFMGHAPTGDLIELFGMAIFEMSENNKVTKVEFFFDRGELLGKLVKGEKVETKDGEVASTCPFMRSTG, from the exons ATGGCATCTTCAGGTGTTGATAAATACAGGGGTTTAGATGAAGAGGAAAAGAAGAACACTGTTTGGAGATTTGGTCAACCTCCTAACTATGACATTGTCAATAAGCTCTTCGAAGAAGGACGAACTAag ATATGGCCTCCTGGATCACTTGAAGAAATGGTGCAGAACATTGTGAAGACTTGGGAAATGGAACTTTTCCATAAAGCACGTATTGAGGACTGCAAATTTACAGACCCCAGTTTCATTTACAGCCTAAATG gTAGAAGAGGATTGAGTTTGGAAGAAGTGGGGAAGATGGGTGGAGGGTACAACTCACATCTACAGACATCACTGCCGGAGCATCTTAGAATCTACGACCCAGCTGTGGAGACTTTTGAGTCGTCTCACAGGGAATTCACAACAACGTTCCCACGTGGGTTCGCTATAGAGATTTTGAAGGTCTACTGTGGTCCTCCACAAATTGTCTACAAGTTTCGTCATTGGGGTTACATGGAAGGTCCATTCATGGGCCATGCTCCTACTGGTGACCTCATTGAACTCTTTGGCATGGCTATTTTTGAG ATGAGTGAAAACAACAAGGTTACTAAGGTGGAGTTTTTCTTTGATCGTGGAGAGCTTCTTGGGAAACTTGTGAAGGGAGAAAAAGTTGAAACTAAAGATGGAGAGGTTGCCTCAACCTGCCCTTTCATGAGGAGCACTGGCTAG